A region from the Arthrobacter roseus genome encodes:
- a CDS encoding riboflavin synthase, which yields MFTGIVAEQGTVVETGRAPSDGVASLSFDAPATSIGLTPGGSIAVNGVCLSATTIQGSVITVDVMGETMKRTTIGALEPGEAINLERCVPAGGRLDGHVVQGHVDGVGTVDEREHLGQWHRVRIAVDGGLARYIAEKGSVAVDGVSLTVTAVSGADEKKPWFEVGLIPITLTDTVLGTRMVGSDVNIEVDVLAKYTERLLAFTTIEGGLR from the coding sequence ATGTTTACAGGAATTGTTGCGGAACAGGGAACCGTCGTAGAAACAGGGAGGGCGCCGTCTGACGGCGTTGCGTCCCTGAGCTTCGATGCTCCGGCAACGTCTATTGGCCTCACCCCTGGCGGATCCATTGCCGTTAACGGCGTGTGTCTCAGCGCTACGACGATTCAGGGGAGCGTCATCACCGTGGATGTCATGGGTGAAACCATGAAACGGACCACTATCGGAGCCCTTGAGCCCGGAGAGGCCATCAACCTTGAACGATGTGTTCCCGCCGGAGGACGTCTGGACGGACATGTGGTTCAGGGACACGTTGACGGCGTGGGCACCGTGGATGAACGCGAGCACCTAGGCCAGTGGCACCGCGTACGCATCGCCGTCGACGGCGGGCTGGCCCGCTACATTGCCGAAAAGGGCTCTGTGGCTGTCGATGGCGTATCGCTCACCGTGACGGCCGTGAGCGGTGCGGACGAGAAGAAGCCGTGGTTCGAGGTGGGCCTGATTCCCATCACGCTTACCGACACAGTCCTCGGAACGCGGATGGTCGGCAGCGACGTCAATATCGAAGTAGACGTTCTCGCCAAGTACACGGAACGGTTACTCGCTTTCACCACCATAGAAGGAGGACTCCGATGA
- the ribB gene encoding 3,4-dihydroxy-2-butanone-4-phosphate synthase — MTTSLDTVESAVAAIAAGRSVVVVDDEDRENEGDIVFAAAHATPALMGWTIRHTSGLICLPMPRAYTERLMLPAMVSVNEDAKGTAYTVSCDAAEGISTGISATDRARTARLLAESSTVPSQLTRPGHVFPLQSAAGGVAQRRGHTEAAVELCVLAGIAPVGVIGEIVHDDGEMMRLPELRKFADREGIPLISIEDLVAALTAQPLAVADPGGVPQ, encoded by the coding sequence ATGACCACGTCCTTGGACACCGTGGAATCTGCCGTAGCCGCTATCGCTGCGGGACGGTCCGTTGTCGTCGTAGATGATGAGGACAGGGAAAATGAGGGCGATATTGTTTTCGCTGCCGCACACGCCACGCCTGCCCTCATGGGTTGGACAATCCGTCACACCTCCGGCCTCATTTGTCTGCCGATGCCGAGGGCGTATACGGAGCGGCTAATGCTGCCGGCCATGGTCAGTGTCAACGAAGATGCCAAGGGGACGGCGTACACGGTTTCCTGCGATGCGGCAGAGGGGATATCTACGGGAATCAGCGCCACAGACCGGGCACGCACGGCGCGACTCTTGGCAGAGTCCTCCACGGTCCCATCCCAACTGACCCGTCCTGGCCACGTATTTCCACTGCAGTCAGCCGCAGGCGGAGTTGCCCAGAGACGAGGACATACCGAAGCCGCCGTCGAACTGTGTGTGCTTGCGGGCATTGCTCCCGTTGGCGTCATCGGTGAAATAGTCCACGACGACGGAGAAATGATGCGCCTACCTGAGCTCAGGAAATTTGCTGACAGGGAGGGGATCCCGCTGATCTCCATTGAAGACCTCGTTGCCGCGTTGACAGCACAACCATTAGCAGTCGCAGATCCCGGAGGAGTGCCACAGTGA
- the ribA gene encoding GTP cyclohydrolase II: MRAQGADVPSILGGPVVTIPTPFGTFRVQVWTEGATGVEHMSLSAEHQSDDQGIPLVRLHSECLTGDVFGSYRCDCGEQLDQALALVNRKGGTIIYLRGQEGRGIGLADKVRAYALQEEGADTVEANEQLGLPVDARDYQAAAEILRSLNLDHIALLTNNPDKSNALAHHGITVERMVPSEVPVREENRRYLETKRDRMHHRLLLAADYIDAPLRQS, encoded by the coding sequence GTGAGAGCACAGGGAGCTGACGTGCCGTCAATTCTCGGTGGTCCAGTAGTCACCATTCCAACACCGTTTGGCACTTTTCGCGTCCAGGTATGGACGGAGGGGGCAACAGGGGTAGAGCACATGAGCCTCAGCGCTGAACACCAGTCTGATGATCAAGGCATTCCCCTGGTCCGTCTGCATTCTGAATGTCTCACCGGTGACGTATTCGGCTCCTATCGGTGTGATTGCGGCGAGCAACTGGACCAGGCTCTTGCCTTGGTAAACCGCAAAGGCGGTACCATCATCTATCTGCGGGGCCAGGAAGGCCGAGGAATCGGTCTCGCGGACAAGGTCCGCGCCTACGCTCTACAGGAAGAAGGCGCCGACACGGTCGAGGCCAACGAACAGCTGGGTTTGCCGGTAGACGCGCGGGACTACCAAGCGGCAGCTGAAATTCTCCGAAGCCTGAACCTTGATCACATCGCTCTGCTCACCAATAATCCGGACAAATCCAATGCGCTGGCGCATCACGGCATCACCGTGGAACGTATGGTGCCTAGTGAAGTGCCCGTACGTGAGGAGAACCGGCGATATCTGGAGACCAAACGCGACAGAATGCACCATCGTTTACTGCTGGCGGCGGATTACATCGATGCGCCGCTTCGGCAGAGTTGA
- the ribH gene encoding 6,7-dimethyl-8-ribityllumazine synthase — MSGHGAPQIEPENLISQSGGMRVAIVAAQWHTQIMDALLDGALRAARASGVDPVVVRVPGSFELTVATARLVRSFDAVVALGVVIRGGTPHFEYVCQAATMGLSEISARTGTPVGFGVLTCDTEEQALDRSGLPDSSEDKGFEAMMAAIATSIALQQWT, encoded by the coding sequence ATGAGTGGGCATGGAGCGCCGCAGATTGAACCCGAGAATCTGATCAGTCAGAGCGGGGGAATGAGGGTGGCCATCGTCGCCGCGCAGTGGCACACACAGATCATGGATGCGTTGCTCGATGGCGCGCTCCGCGCAGCCCGTGCCTCTGGTGTCGACCCGGTGGTGGTTCGCGTGCCCGGAAGCTTCGAGCTGACCGTAGCAACGGCCCGTCTGGTTCGGAGTTTCGATGCCGTCGTCGCTCTCGGCGTCGTTATTCGCGGCGGGACACCACACTTTGAGTATGTCTGCCAAGCAGCAACTATGGGCCTTTCCGAGATCAGTGCACGCACGGGTACGCCGGTCGGTTTTGGTGTCCTGACCTGCGACACCGAGGAACAAGCGCTCGACCGATCTGGACTTCCAGATTCCAGCGAAGACAAGGGATTCGAGGCCATGATGGCGGCCATTGCGACATCTATCGCCTTGCAGCAATGGACATGA
- a CDS encoding phosphoribosyl-ATP diphosphatase, whose translation MKTFETLFAELSEKASSRPKGSRTVVELDSGVHGIGKKIVEEAAEVWMAAEYQSTEEAAEEMSQLIYHLQVMMIAKGLTLTDVYKHL comes from the coding sequence GTGAAAACGTTTGAGACCCTCTTCGCCGAACTTTCGGAGAAAGCGTCATCCCGGCCGAAAGGTTCGCGAACCGTCGTCGAACTTGATTCTGGAGTGCACGGGATCGGTAAGAAGATCGTGGAGGAAGCGGCCGAAGTCTGGATGGCTGCCGAGTATCAATCCACGGAAGAAGCGGCGGAAGAAATGTCACAGCTGATCTATCATCTGCAGGTCATGATGATCGCCAAGGGGCTGACTCTGACCGACGTCTACAAGCATCTCTAG
- the hisG gene encoding ATP phosphoribosyltransferase: MLRIAVPNKGSLSELASALLTEAGYRQRRDSRELVMEDPENHVEFFFLRPRDIAVYVGAGTLDVGITGRDLFHDAQVNAEEIMSLGFGRSTFRFAGPTGVFSTTSELDGKRLATSYDGLLRHYLADRGINASVVRLDGAVESSVRLGVADAIADVVETGSTLRAAGMEVFGDPILESEAVLIGRSGHGPQGVDVLIRRLHGVIVARSYVLLDYDIRRDLVDRAADLTPGLESPTVSPLRDSDWVAVRSMVERSQTNRIMDELYDLGARAILVSTIHACRI, encoded by the coding sequence ATGCTTCGTATTGCCGTACCCAATAAAGGCTCCCTGTCCGAACTCGCCTCTGCCTTGCTGACCGAAGCTGGATACCGACAACGGCGCGATTCCCGCGAACTGGTGATGGAGGACCCCGAGAACCACGTTGAGTTCTTCTTCCTTCGGCCGCGGGACATCGCCGTATATGTGGGCGCCGGAACGCTCGACGTCGGCATCACCGGACGTGACCTCTTTCATGACGCGCAGGTCAATGCGGAGGAGATCATGTCGCTCGGATTTGGCCGTTCGACGTTCCGGTTCGCAGGTCCCACTGGCGTCTTTTCGACGACTTCTGAGCTCGACGGCAAGCGCTTGGCGACCAGTTATGACGGTTTGTTACGGCACTATCTGGCGGACCGGGGAATCAACGCGAGTGTCGTTCGTCTCGACGGTGCAGTGGAGTCCTCTGTCCGGTTGGGTGTCGCGGATGCCATTGCCGACGTCGTGGAAACCGGTAGTACGTTGCGTGCCGCCGGGATGGAGGTTTTTGGTGACCCTATTCTGGAATCCGAAGCCGTGCTCATTGGCCGTAGCGGCCACGGGCCTCAGGGTGTCGATGTTTTGATTCGAAGACTGCACGGAGTAATTGTGGCCAGGAGCTACGTCCTGCTCGATTACGACATTCGGCGAGATTTGGTGGACCGCGCCGCGGATCTCACTCCAGGACTTGAATCGCCCACAGTGTCGCCGTTGAGGGATTCAGACTGGGTGGCAGTCCGGTCCATGGTGGAGCGGTCGCAAACCAACCGGATCATGGATGAACTCTACGATCTGGGCGCGCGGGCCATTTTGGTCAGCACTATCCACGCTTGCAGGATTTAG
- the hisF gene encoding imidazole glycerol phosphate synthase subunit HisF, which translates to MSVAIRVIPCLDVEAGRVVKGVNFENLRDAGDPVELARQYDSAGADELTFLDVTASSSARETTFDVVSRTAEEVFIPLTVGGGVRSVDDIDRLLRCGADKASINTAAVSRPGIIDEITRRFGSQVLVLSIDARRSREVHTASGFEVTTHGGRRGTGIDAVAWAREAADRGVGEILLNSIDADGVGAGFDLELIRAVRGAAPVPLIASGGAGLPEHFPPAIEAGADAVLAASMFHFGPVDMLGKVKDAIRAAGYAVR; encoded by the coding sequence GTGTCCGTAGCGATTCGAGTGATTCCGTGCCTCGACGTCGAAGCCGGCAGAGTGGTTAAAGGTGTGAACTTCGAGAACCTTCGGGATGCCGGGGACCCTGTTGAACTGGCCCGCCAGTACGATAGCGCGGGGGCCGACGAACTGACGTTTCTCGACGTTACGGCAAGCTCAAGCGCAAGAGAGACCACCTTTGATGTGGTGTCACGTACAGCGGAAGAGGTCTTCATCCCGCTCACGGTGGGCGGTGGTGTGAGGAGCGTTGATGATATAGACCGTCTGCTTCGTTGCGGGGCGGATAAAGCGTCCATTAACACCGCCGCTGTTTCCCGCCCTGGAATTATTGATGAGATCACCCGCAGATTTGGTTCTCAGGTGTTGGTGCTCTCCATCGACGCCCGGCGATCCCGAGAGGTTCACACAGCGTCTGGATTCGAGGTGACAACCCATGGTGGACGTCGGGGAACGGGTATCGACGCCGTCGCCTGGGCCCGGGAAGCCGCGGACCGGGGCGTCGGTGAAATCCTTTTGAACTCCATCGATGCTGACGGCGTTGGTGCTGGATTCGATCTTGAATTGATCCGCGCAGTCCGCGGGGCTGCCCCGGTTCCGTTGATCGCCTCCGGAGGTGCGGGGCTGCCTGAACATTTCCCGCCCGCCATCGAGGCAGGGGCAGATGCCGTGCTGGCGGCGTCCATGTTCCACTTCGGGCCAGTCGACATGTTGGGCAAGGTCAAGGACGCCATTCGAGCCGCAGGCTACGCAGTGAGATAA
- a CDS encoding TIGR03085 family metal-binding protein: MVFVEPSREVLSETLLAAGPDSPTLCEGWKTKHLASHLYLRERRPDVGAGLLLKPLSTLADGATNRRAARVENSVDYEQLVADFRAGPGRLSPMRIRSLETSVHLLEYFVHTEDVRRAVDRWAPRALDPEYADALWHELVKRATLLYRGMDVGIVLVRPNGPRHVAKRGAMSVAITGEPGELVMHAHGRTCHALVTFEGQPDAVDLLERSRTGLPDR, from the coding sequence ATGGTATTCGTTGAGCCTTCGAGGGAAGTACTGTCCGAGACGCTGTTGGCAGCCGGACCGGACTCCCCCACGCTCTGCGAGGGATGGAAGACAAAACATCTCGCCTCACACCTATACCTCCGGGAACGACGGCCCGATGTTGGCGCTGGCCTACTCCTGAAACCGCTTTCCACACTGGCCGACGGTGCGACGAACAGACGTGCAGCCCGCGTTGAAAATTCCGTTGACTACGAACAACTCGTAGCCGACTTCCGTGCTGGCCCTGGTCGGCTCTCACCCATGCGCATACGTTCGCTGGAGACCAGCGTCCATCTGTTGGAGTATTTCGTGCACACCGAAGATGTCCGCAGGGCGGTGGACCGGTGGGCGCCGCGCGCTCTAGACCCCGAGTACGCTGATGCCCTGTGGCATGAGCTGGTGAAACGCGCGACACTCCTTTACCGCGGAATGGACGTCGGCATTGTTCTGGTCAGGCCCAACGGTCCTCGGCATGTCGCCAAGCGCGGTGCGATGTCCGTCGCAATCACCGGCGAACCGGGGGAACTGGTGATGCACGCACACGGGCGGACCTGCCACGCACTGGTCACGTTCGAAGGACAACCAGACGCCGTCGACCTGCTGGAGAGATCCCGGACGGGGCTCCCGGACCGTTAA
- the hisI gene encoding phosphoribosyl-AMP cyclohydrolase — translation MSRSDTGPVRPGASDLDEHVARKLKHDGNGLVAAVVQQYDSGEVLMLGWMDDEALRRTLTTGRATYFSRSRQEYWRKGDTSGNVQLVKGVSLDCDGDALLVRVDQLGAACHTGTDTCFTGRDIETVTGSRLDHRSPGEK, via the coding sequence ATGTCCCGCAGCGATACTGGTCCGGTGCGGCCGGGGGCCAGCGACCTCGACGAGCACGTGGCGCGGAAGTTGAAACACGACGGCAACGGACTGGTCGCTGCGGTCGTTCAACAATACGATTCCGGGGAAGTGTTGATGCTCGGGTGGATGGATGACGAAGCGTTGCGCAGAACACTCACCACGGGCAGGGCAACCTACTTTTCCCGTTCTCGACAAGAATATTGGCGCAAAGGGGACACCTCGGGAAACGTCCAGTTGGTGAAGGGTGTCAGCCTCGACTGCGACGGCGATGCGCTTCTGGTGCGTGTTGATCAACTCGGGGCAGCGTGTCACACCGGGACGGACACATGCTTTACCGGCCGGGATATCGAAACCGTCACCGGTTCCCGTCTGGATCATCGCTCTCCTGGCGAAAAGTGA
- a CDS encoding anthranilate synthase component I codes for MAIYDGITPDLAQFCELAVNRRVIPVRLKVLADSETPVGIYRKLTGSRAGTFLMESAAVGGAWSRYSFIGVHSRATLTSDDGQACWIGEPPVGAPTSGDTMEALRGTIDALATERFENVPPFTSGMVGFIGWDSVRHWEKLPSPPEDDLHLPELAMNLVSDVAIHDNSDGSVMLVANAINYDNSPHRVDEAWHDAVSRLHSMLDRLHSPGNGDIVCPPTALLSPEKLMSEVRQSWDHAAFMRAIDTCKEAIVDGEVFQIVISRRFELSCDAPPLDVYRMLRSSNPSPYMYLFNFEDRAGAPYAVVGSSPEALVTVAGNDVSMHPIAGSRPRSRHAEADRDMAEELLTDTKERSEHLMLVDLARNDISRVCVPGSVEVSQFMEVERFSHIMHLVSTVNGEMSPACSAFDVLAATFPAGTLSGAPKPRALQLLDELEPHRRSVYGGVVGYFDFAGDMDVAIAIRSALLKDRTAFIQAGAGIVADSDPESEAAETLSKAAAPLRAAYFAHQRALSKADGTAQTETL; via the coding sequence ATGGCAATTTATGACGGGATTACCCCCGACCTCGCGCAGTTCTGTGAGCTCGCGGTCAACCGCCGGGTTATCCCCGTTCGTTTGAAGGTGCTGGCGGACTCTGAGACGCCTGTGGGGATTTACCGCAAACTGACGGGCTCGCGTGCTGGAACGTTCCTCATGGAGTCCGCTGCCGTTGGCGGCGCCTGGTCCAGATATTCCTTCATCGGTGTTCACTCCAGGGCCACCTTGACCAGCGACGACGGTCAAGCTTGTTGGATCGGAGAGCCCCCGGTGGGTGCCCCTACGTCGGGCGACACCATGGAAGCGCTCAGAGGAACTATCGATGCTCTCGCGACTGAACGGTTCGAGAATGTTCCGCCGTTCACCTCGGGCATGGTCGGATTCATCGGGTGGGACTCAGTCCGCCACTGGGAGAAGCTGCCCTCACCGCCTGAAGATGACCTCCATCTGCCCGAACTGGCCATGAATCTGGTGAGTGATGTGGCGATCCATGACAACTCTGACGGTTCAGTCATGCTCGTCGCCAACGCTATCAATTACGATAACTCACCTCACCGTGTGGATGAGGCATGGCACGACGCCGTCAGCCGTCTTCACAGTATGCTCGATCGGCTCCACAGCCCGGGGAACGGCGATATTGTGTGCCCGCCTACAGCCCTGTTGTCACCGGAAAAATTGATGTCGGAGGTCCGGCAGAGCTGGGACCACGCCGCCTTCATGCGCGCCATTGATACGTGCAAGGAAGCGATCGTGGACGGGGAAGTTTTCCAGATCGTGATTTCCAGACGATTCGAACTCTCCTGTGATGCTCCTCCACTGGATGTGTATCGAATGCTCCGCAGCAGCAACCCCAGTCCCTATATGTATCTGTTCAATTTTGAAGACCGTGCTGGAGCGCCCTACGCCGTTGTAGGGTCATCTCCTGAGGCACTGGTTACCGTTGCCGGAAACGACGTCTCGATGCACCCGATTGCGGGCTCTCGCCCGCGTAGCCGCCATGCTGAGGCCGACCGCGATATGGCGGAAGAATTGCTCACTGACACCAAGGAACGCTCCGAGCATCTGATGCTGGTGGATTTGGCCAGAAATGACATCTCGCGGGTCTGCGTTCCTGGATCAGTCGAGGTGAGCCAGTTCATGGAGGTTGAACGCTTCAGCCACATCATGCACCTGGTGTCCACTGTCAACGGAGAGATGTCGCCGGCATGCAGCGCGTTTGATGTTCTAGCAGCAACCTTCCCAGCGGGAACATTGTCAGGGGCACCCAAGCCCAGGGCGCTGCAGTTGTTAGACGAGCTCGAACCTCACCGTCGCAGCGTATACGGCGGGGTTGTGGGCTACTTCGATTTTGCCGGAGATATGGATGTCGCGATCGCTATTCGCTCTGCACTTCTCAAAGACAGAACCGCCTTCATTCAGGCAGGCGCGGGGATCGTCGCCGATTCAGACCCGGAGAGTGAGGCTGCGGAAACCTTGAGTAAGGCAGCAGCGCCGCTTCGCGCCGCATATTTTGCACATCAGCGTGCGCTATCGAAGGCCGATGGCACAGCACAGACGGAGACCTTATGA
- a CDS encoding Trp biosynthesis-associated membrane protein — MTQRGESRTRKRITVVLIAVLLSLVAFGATTQTWLSIQLPQTAIKTPKIDVAGSEAATAVTAFALVGLAASLAVSIAGPVLRWIIIGVLFVAGIGIAWSSAAIVQDPASAASVAVGTAIGITDTSAASIAVTVFPLVSASAGLLMAITAVWAAIVGRSWGTSRRYSSTARGGLNDHGPDEKLEGAPRDDIDSWDQLSHGDDPTR; from the coding sequence ATGACACAGCGTGGGGAATCAAGGACCCGGAAACGGATCACAGTGGTACTCATAGCGGTCCTACTGTCTCTGGTGGCTTTTGGAGCTACTACGCAAACGTGGTTGAGTATTCAGTTGCCGCAGACGGCGATCAAGACTCCGAAGATCGATGTTGCTGGTTCCGAGGCGGCTACCGCAGTGACAGCTTTTGCGTTGGTGGGGCTGGCGGCATCCCTTGCTGTTTCCATCGCTGGCCCGGTATTGAGATGGATCATCATTGGTGTGCTGTTCGTTGCTGGAATCGGCATCGCGTGGTCCAGTGCAGCCATCGTTCAAGATCCTGCGTCGGCCGCATCAGTGGCTGTGGGCACCGCGATAGGCATCACGGATACGAGCGCTGCGTCAATCGCCGTTACTGTGTTTCCTCTGGTGTCAGCCAGCGCGGGACTTTTGATGGCGATCACAGCAGTGTGGGCAGCCATCGTGGGCAGAAGCTGGGGTACCTCCCGTCGGTATTCCTCAACGGCACGTGGAGGCCTCAACGATCACGGGCCAGATGAGAAACTTGAAGGCGCCCCGCGGGATGACATCGACAGTTGGGATCAGCTCAGCCACGGCGACGACCCTACCCGTTAA
- a CDS encoding HGxxPAAW family protein, which yields MAKSPVSPATSTTADAQVNPTVDRSIHDEAVGHGNSPAAWSCVLVMILGAAIASIGYIMASHPVFWSGVAVMFVGLLVGYIMKKAGYGVGGHKLKNNGH from the coding sequence ATGGCCAAGAGCCCGGTAAGCCCCGCCACTTCGACCACCGCTGATGCGCAGGTCAATCCAACGGTGGATAGAAGCATCCACGACGAGGCTGTCGGCCACGGCAACAGCCCGGCAGCATGGTCGTGCGTCCTCGTCATGATTCTGGGTGCAGCAATTGCTTCCATTGGCTACATCATGGCGTCGCACCCGGTCTTCTGGTCTGGTGTGGCAGTGATGTTTGTTGGCTTGCTTGTTGGCTACATCATGAAGAAGGCCGGATACGGCGTAGGCGGCCACAAGCTAAAAAATAACGGACACTGA
- the trpC gene encoding indole-3-glycerol phosphate synthase TrpC gives MSVLDDIIEGVLEDMTERQRHVPLSVIQEGVRSATPARDAFEALGSGTAEHGLSVIAEVKRSSPSRGSLSQINDPALLAASYANGGAAVISVLTEQRRFGGSLADFDAVRERVDIPLLRKDFIIDEYQIWEARAHGADLILLIVAALDDEQLTRFLRLTEELGMHALVEAHTEEEVHRAVQIGARIIGVNVRNLKTLDVDRSVFGTLSGFIPPGTVVVAESGVRDVQDVQEYAARGAHAVLVGEALVQHGDPGTEISHFTSAGTASMSAGRT, from the coding sequence ATGAGTGTTCTCGACGACATCATCGAGGGCGTTCTCGAGGACATGACTGAACGTCAACGGCACGTGCCGTTGAGTGTCATTCAAGAGGGTGTCCGTTCGGCGACTCCGGCGAGGGATGCCTTCGAAGCCTTGGGCTCCGGTACCGCAGAACATGGTCTATCGGTCATCGCGGAAGTCAAACGCAGCAGTCCGTCCAGGGGTTCACTGTCACAAATCAACGACCCGGCGCTCCTTGCTGCTTCCTATGCCAACGGTGGTGCAGCCGTTATCAGTGTTCTGACCGAGCAGCGCCGCTTCGGCGGTTCGCTAGCTGACTTTGACGCGGTACGCGAGCGCGTGGACATTCCTTTGCTCCGCAAGGATTTCATCATCGATGAGTACCAGATATGGGAGGCCAGGGCGCATGGCGCAGACCTGATCCTCCTCATCGTTGCTGCCTTGGACGACGAACAGCTGACGCGGTTTCTGCGTTTGACCGAGGAACTGGGCATGCATGCCTTGGTCGAAGCGCATACCGAAGAGGAAGTGCACCGGGCGGTTCAGATCGGTGCCCGAATCATTGGTGTGAACGTGCGGAACCTGAAGACGCTCGACGTCGACCGTTCCGTGTTCGGCACGCTGTCAGGGTTCATCCCTCCCGGGACTGTTGTAGTCGCCGAGTCCGGAGTTCGGGACGTCCAGGATGTTCAAGAGTACGCGGCCCGCGGCGCACACGCCGTTCTGGTGGGCGAAGCTCTTGTTCAGCACGGTGACCCTGGCACGGAGATTTCTCATTTCACCTCCGCGGGCACTGCGTCCATGTCTGCTGGCCGCACCTGA
- the trpB gene encoding tryptophan synthase subunit beta, producing MTNSSHDRQAATTDAFLVGADSLKHANGPYFGAYGGRWMPESLIAALDELEETFDKARNEPSFLAEIAELNRNYSGRPSLLTEASRFAEHAGGVRVFLKREDLNHTGSHKINNVLGQALLARRMGKTRIIAETGAGQHGVASATACALLGLECVVYMGAEDCRRQSLNVARMQLLGATVVPVSTGSQTLKDAINEALRDWVANVDNTHYLLGTVAGSHPFPAMVRYFHEVIGEEARAQILDQVGRLPDAVCACIGGGSNAIGIFHGFLDDRDVSLFGFEAGGDGVDTGRHAAAITLGRPGVLHGARSYLMQDDDGQTIESHSISAGLDYPGVGPEHAFLADSGRVTYEPITDAEAMEAFRLLCRTEGIIPAIESAHALAGAMKVGLKLAAGTDKPEERVIVVNLSGRGDKDVATAAEWFELLDAESAEADMGKDGEQL from the coding sequence ATGACGAATTCATCGCATGATCGCCAGGCCGCGACAACGGACGCATTTCTTGTCGGTGCGGATAGCCTGAAACACGCGAATGGGCCCTATTTTGGTGCCTACGGTGGGCGTTGGATGCCGGAATCGTTGATCGCTGCTCTGGATGAGTTGGAGGAAACCTTCGACAAAGCGAGAAACGAGCCCTCGTTCCTCGCTGAAATTGCCGAACTGAATCGTAACTACTCGGGTCGCCCTTCACTGCTGACAGAGGCATCGCGGTTCGCTGAACACGCTGGTGGTGTTCGGGTTTTCCTCAAGCGCGAGGACCTGAATCACACCGGATCACACAAAATCAATAATGTCTTGGGCCAGGCACTGTTGGCTCGCCGGATGGGCAAGACTAGGATCATCGCCGAGACCGGTGCAGGGCAGCACGGTGTCGCTAGCGCAACGGCATGTGCCCTGCTGGGTTTGGAATGCGTTGTCTATATGGGCGCTGAGGATTGCCGGCGGCAGTCGCTCAACGTAGCCCGCATGCAACTCCTGGGCGCAACAGTGGTTCCAGTGAGCACCGGGTCGCAGACACTCAAGGACGCCATCAATGAGGCGCTTCGTGATTGGGTCGCCAATGTGGACAACACTCACTACCTATTGGGCACAGTCGCTGGCTCTCACCCCTTTCCCGCCATGGTCCGCTATTTCCACGAGGTGATTGGTGAAGAGGCTCGGGCACAGATACTCGATCAGGTGGGGCGTTTACCTGATGCTGTGTGCGCCTGTATTGGTGGTGGGTCCAACGCCATCGGCATTTTTCATGGATTCCTTGATGACCGGGACGTTTCCCTGTTCGGATTTGAGGCAGGGGGTGACGGTGTCGATACTGGCCGGCATGCTGCCGCCATCACACTGGGCAGACCTGGAGTCCTCCACGGTGCGCGCTCGTACCTGATGCAGGACGATGACGGTCAGACGATCGAATCCCATTCAATTTCTGCAGGACTCGATTACCCTGGTGTCGGCCCGGAGCACGCGTTTCTGGCGGATTCAGGCAGAGTCACGTATGAGCCAATCACCGATGCGGAGGCCATGGAGGCCTTCCGTTTGCTCTGCCGCACTGAGGGCATCATTCCGGCGATAGAATCAGCGCATGCCCTTGCCGGTGCCATGAAAGTCGGGCTGAAGTTGGCTGCGGGAACAGATAAGCCGGAGGAACGGGTCATCGTTGTCAACCTTTCGGGTCGTGGAGACAAGGACGTGGCCACGGCAGCCGAATGGTTTGAACTTTTAGATGCCGAGTCGGCTGAAGCGGACATGGGCAAGGACGGGGAACAGCTATGA